The DNA region tatatatatatatatatatatatagaaaattgttatcattacattattatcaattttgtGAATAAGCATAATTATGTGTTTTGATCTACAGTGCCGATTATCGTTGCTGTGAATAAATGTGATAAACCTAATTCCGACCCCCAACGCGTGAAAGAGGAGCTTGTAGGCCATGATGTCATCTGTGAGGAGTTTGGTGGGGAAATACAGGCCATCCATGTGTCTGCATTAAAGGTACCATGGTGCCGCCTAATATTTAGACTCTTATTCcacccttaaaaatattttgttattagaTAACATCAGTTATCACATAATAGCAAAACAAATGTTGACAGGGATTTGTCAGTGTTAATATTTGTTCACTGTTTGTATGTAGATTTTGGTACCGGATCACATGACTTTGGAATTATTATATGTGAATATGGCAGCTATTAGGAAGTGATTTCTCTTCAGGGGGATCATTTAGTAGAGCTGGCTGAAGCCACGGTGACACTGGCAGAGGTCCTGGAGCTGAAGGGCGACCCCACAGGCCTGGTGGAGGGGACGGTCATCGAGAGCCGCTCAGACAAAGGCAAAGGGTGAGTGTGAACGAGACATCCGTACACTGCCAGAGATTCATGAGAACTACACGTTATATTACATTAGCTGGTGTGTTTCCACAGGCCGGTGACCACAGCCATCATCCAGCGCGGCACTCTGAGGAAAGGCTGTACGCTGGTGGCAGGAAAGTGCTGGGCTAAAGTGCGCTTCATGTTTGATGAGTATAATCAGGTCATGAGTGAGGCCGGACCCAGCATCCCTGTGGAGATCGTGGGCTGGAAGGATCTTCCCTCTGCTGGCGAGGAGATCCTGGAGGTGGAATCAGAGGTGTCTTAAAAACATTTGCAGAGAGCCATAGTCTACATTATTGGAGCATTTTGTGTGgtactactggtcaaaagtttaaaatcagtaagatttttcaatgttttaaaaatgtatcttatgCTCAgaaccaaggctgtatttatttgatcaaaaatactgtaatattgtgaaatattattactatttaaaacaactgttttctgtttgattctaaaatattttaaatgtaatttattcctggtgcaaagctgtattttcagcatcattactccagtcttcagtgtcatgtgatccttcagaaatctgatgttctgatttgctgatcaagaaacatttattattaatgttaaaaactgtaATTCTGCTTAATTCTTTTAAAACAGCTTAATTCTTTTtgaaaccattatttttttcagaaagttataacttaaaaaagaaaatacttgAAATAAGAATCGTTTGCAGTATTATAAATTTCCATAgtgttttatttgataaatttaatgcagcttgctgaataaaagttactttttttaatcttacaccaaacttttgaacagcagtttctaaaaaaatattaagcagcaaaaactatttcTAACGTTTGCTATTAATAAAAaaggaaggatcatgtgacactgaagactggagaattatgctgaaaattaggctttgatcacaggaataaattacattctaaaatatattcgcgtaaaaaacaattattttaaattgtaataatatttcacaaaattgctgttttcttcttttttttttgggtatgAGACTACTTTCAGAAGCattcaaaaatcttactgattgtAAACTTTTGAGCATTAGTCTGATATGTTATGACAGATTTTCACACAGAGCTTTTTCCCCTCTCTCAGCAAAGGGCCCGTGAGGTGGTGGAGTGGCGCAGCTACATGGAAGAGCAGGACAAGATGAAAGAAGACCAGCAGGTCATCGAAGCCAAGCAGAAGCAGCATCAGGAGAGCTATAAGAAGGACAGGGAGAGCATGGCCCATCTCTCCTGGAGACAGAGGAGGGCGGCCCTATACCGGGCCAACAAACACAAACTCTCCCACAGGCTCAGTGAGAAAACTGAGATGGAGGAACTCACACTGCCCATCATCGTCAAAGGTCAGATCACAGATCCTCTGCTTTAAGAAGAGTTGGATCATTTTAGCAAAACAGTCAAGCCAAAATTAAATGCatgatgaattgttcacaataatatcaataacacgcatttaatatatatgtacagtagaaGGATGATTTCCATTTCATGGCTGACCAATAATATTTCATGATGGGCAAAATAAAGCTCCacactaaattatttaaatcagaaCGGGGCGTTAGAAGGGTGCTAAGTGCGTATTGTGTGACTGGCTGCATTTTTTAGGTGATGTGGACGGCTCAGTGGAGGCGATTTTGAACATCCTGGAGAGTTACGATGCTGATGATCAGTGTGAGCTGGATGTGGTACATTTCGGTGTGGGCGACATCTCAGAAAGAGACATTAACTTGGCAGAGACGTTCTCAGGTAGGAATCCACAACAGCCACTGGAAAAGAAATCACTGCTTTCATTCACTCAGATCAGTGCTTCTCAACCAGAGACCCCCCTGGGGGACCCCCACACTCTTCCAAATGCCGTAAATTGGCATAAAACAATTTGAAATAAGTTATAAATGCTAAAAAATACCGTAAGATAAGTGTcatcatatttattattgaatTCAGTAACTAGATTTTTATTTAGGAACCAGAGTTCAAACTTGGGAAAACCTGGATATATGAtgacattttacttatttatttctggaatattaatgcagttttaaaaagtcatggaaatttgCTTAATGAATATAAATTGATCTAGTGACAAGttcctttgaaaaaaaacaatcacaaatgaCTAGAATAGTTATAAATTAGACTTTTATAGTTATAGAAATGTGAAagtatattactaataaaaagcataaaacaaGTACATTCATCAGAGCTATGCCACTCATGGTTTGTATGAAAGTTTGAAAATGAGCAGCTTTGTAATTACAGCAAAATTACCAGAAATATCTTGAAGACTTTCAGTTATCATCCTTGATTACCACCGATTTGGAGCCTTTAAATGAACTATTGTTTGAATTTTCGGTTTGCTTTGTTAAAGTGTCAAACTTTCTGCTATTTTCTTGAATCTTCTCTCTATCCCCCTCATTGTTCAGGAACCATATATGGGTTCAATGTCGCGGCAAATAAATCGATTCAGCAGATGGCTGCAAAGAAGGGCATTCCCTTAAGATTACACAGAGTCATCTACAAACTCATAGACGAACTCAAAGACGAGCTGAGCAACAAACTGACCCCAAGCACAGAGGAAAATATCATCGGTGAGTTTAACTTAAACAGCACATATGGAtgattttaaacactatttttctATTAAAAGATGATTCTTAAGCTTCTCCAGTCATGCTTCCCTTACAAGCAGGCctagatatataatatatgaggACTTTCCTGCACAGATTTTGATCTGCAGATTAAAACATAAACACAGTAAAATGTGTTTAAGTGGAGCTGAGAGTGCTACATTGGACATTGGTAACTGAAAGCATGACCAATTAGTCAAAATACTTCTGTGAAATGAACATCACTGAAACAGACACTTAAACCAGTGCTGTGTAAATGAAAGAATGAGGTTGGCTGTCTTTCTTGCCCTTTAGCATTGTGTTTTCTCCCTCACGCTTCAGGTGAGGCCTCGGTTCTGGCCACGTTTGATGTGACGGTTGGGAAAAAGAAGATCCCAGTGGCGGGCTGTCGAGTTCAGAAGGGCCAACTGGACAAAAAGATGAAATTCAGACTTGTTCGAGGGAGAAACATTCTTTGGGAAGGTAAACTTATGCCAGTTAGCTGTTAAATACatcctaaaaaaaatttttttcatgcatttgtttCCTCCTTCAGGATCCGTGACTACTCTGAAACATCTGAAGGATGATGTTCTGACAGTAAAGACAGGCATGGAATGTGGTCTCTCTCTAGATAACGAAGAACTTGAATACAAACCTGGGGATGAAATTATTTGTTACAGTGAATCTGAGATCAAACAGAAAATTTCTTGGGATCCGGGTTTTTAAGGGACTGCATTTGGATCAGTATACTATGATGATGATCTAGTTTGCATGCACCTGCAGTAGCTATAAAAAAGCTAGCTGAAGCAAACCTACAGTCACCAACAgataatcatttaaaaagaaaaaaagttaaatttgatTGTCTTCATTTTGACTTTAGATATCAAGACTGAAATAAGTGTACATAATGTAtcttgtaatgtaaataaaaatgaagaagagacattttcaaaaagttttttttttttttttttttttaagtattattttcaTCCCACTTCACacatttcatatatttacattgtaatatattgaacaatacattaaatatatttttagaagtCAAGATGGAAATTAAATTCCTGGAATATGGggcaaaaaccacacacacatctCATTTAAGGAAGGTAAAGTTAAAAGCTAACATCTTATCTTTGTTCCCTCAAAATCTGTCATTTATAAGAACCAGGGTTCCCAAACTTGGATATATTCAAATTTTAAGTGTAATTTCCAGAaccgattttttttattttatagaatctTACGTCATGTGcattttatgataaatataatttttctagaTGTctcaagctctaaaatattttgaGCTTCAGCTTTGAAAATGAtatgcataaattatatttaaggtAAAAGAATATTTCAGTGC from Carassius auratus strain Wakin chromosome 6, ASM336829v1, whole genome shotgun sequence includes:
- the mtif2 gene encoding translation initiation factor IF-2, mitochondrial isoform X2, which produces MKRIAGLIGRTAVSCWHHGSPHFPPLPARATGPPYTCPQIRHLAAKQNKGQFKGQKIKSKPVKLEKQQKQEVEIKQRMTVSELAKAMNKDIDHVYEALLNTDVVLDEMEPDTVLEETWIKEAVKRSGMKHKWAKLVETKVRENKDIQRQAAPDPTQLVPRAPVVTIMGHVDHGKTTLLDSLRKSQIAAQEAGGITQHIGAFRVELPSGEKITFLDTPGHAAFSAMRARGAMVTDIVILVVAADDGVMNQTIESIQHAKKAKVPIIVAVNKCDKPNSDPQRVKEELVGHDVICEEFGGEIQAIHVSALKGDHLVELAEATVTLAEVLELKGDPTGLVEGTVIESRSDKGKGPVTTAIIQRGTLRKGCTLVAGKCWAKVRFMFDEYNQVMSEAGPSIPVEIVGWKDLPSAGEEILEVESEQRAREVVEWRSYMEEQDKMKEDQQVIEAKQKQHQESYKKDRESMAHLSWRQRRAALYRANKHKLSHRLSEKTEMEELTLPIIVKGDVDGSVEAILNILESYDADDQCELDVVHFGVGDISERDINLAETFSGTIYGFNVAANKSIQQMAAKKGIPLRLHRVIYKLIDELKDELSNKLTPSTEENIIGEASVLATFDVTVGKKKIPVAGCRVQKGQLDKKMKFRLVRGRNILWEGSVTTLKHLKDDVLTVKTGMECGLSLDNEELEYKPGDEIICYSESEIKQKISWDPGF
- the mtif2 gene encoding translation initiation factor IF-2, mitochondrial isoform X1; its protein translation is MRKSAMKRIAGLIGRTAVSCWHHGSPHFPPLPARATGPPYTCPQIRHLAAKQNKGQFKGQKIKSKPVKLEKQQKQEVEIKQRMTVSELAKAMNKDIDHVYEALLNTDVVLDEMEPDTVLEETWIKEAVKRSGMKHKWAKLVETKVRENKDIQRQAAPDPTQLVPRAPVVTIMGHVDHGKTTLLDSLRKSQIAAQEAGGITQHIGAFRVELPSGEKITFLDTPGHAAFSAMRARGAMVTDIVILVVAADDGVMNQTIESIQHAKKAKVPIIVAVNKCDKPNSDPQRVKEELVGHDVICEEFGGEIQAIHVSALKGDHLVELAEATVTLAEVLELKGDPTGLVEGTVIESRSDKGKGPVTTAIIQRGTLRKGCTLVAGKCWAKVRFMFDEYNQVMSEAGPSIPVEIVGWKDLPSAGEEILEVESEQRAREVVEWRSYMEEQDKMKEDQQVIEAKQKQHQESYKKDRESMAHLSWRQRRAALYRANKHKLSHRLSEKTEMEELTLPIIVKGDVDGSVEAILNILESYDADDQCELDVVHFGVGDISERDINLAETFSGTIYGFNVAANKSIQQMAAKKGIPLRLHRVIYKLIDELKDELSNKLTPSTEENIIGEASVLATFDVTVGKKKIPVAGCRVQKGQLDKKMKFRLVRGRNILWEGSVTTLKHLKDDVLTVKTGMECGLSLDNEELEYKPGDEIICYSESEIKQKISWDPGF